The Streptomyces sp. DH-12 genome has a window encoding:
- a CDS encoding ATP-binding protein — MSIWWSLRLRRDAASVPLARRLLLGTMETAGVDPEISYDLSVALSEACANAVEHGGGAPCDDTSEAFRVTAYLDGEKCRIEVADAGPGFPAAGTRPRTRTVPAEAEHGRGLCLIEQLADHVHIGNKPGRGGAVVSFDKVLKWREDAPLTAV, encoded by the coding sequence ATGAGCATCTGGTGGTCACTCCGTCTGCGGCGTGATGCCGCCAGCGTGCCGCTCGCCCGGCGCCTGCTGCTCGGCACCATGGAGACCGCGGGCGTCGACCCCGAGATCTCCTACGACCTCTCCGTCGCCCTCAGCGAGGCCTGCGCGAACGCCGTGGAGCACGGCGGCGGCGCCCCGTGCGACGACACCTCCGAGGCGTTCCGGGTGACCGCCTACCTCGACGGCGAGAAGTGCCGCATCGAGGTCGCCGACGCCGGCCCCGGATTCCCCGCCGCCGGGACCCGCCCCCGCACGCGGACCGTGCCCGCCGAGGCGGAGCACGGACGGGGCCTGTGTCTCATCGAGCAGCTGGCCGACCACGTCCACATCGGCAACAAGCCGGGCCGGGGCGGCGCCGTGGTGAGCTTCGACAAGGTCCTCAAGTGGCGTGAGGACGCCCCGCTGACGGCGGTGTGA
- a CDS encoding SCO family protein yields the protein MRKKTLAAAALLAVVPLTLTACGGDDGDGGSPVSVVSEEAGGQKAATVLDKPFEKPDLVLTDTEGKPYDFRERTAGRPTLIYFGYTHCPDVCPLTMNNIAVAKKQLPKEQQDQLRIVFVTTDPERDTPAELGTWLEGIDSQVVGLTGDFATIQAGARTLGISIDPPRKDDNGKTVSDHGTQVIAFSPKTDGGYVLYGEDATVEDYTQDLPKIIKGENP from the coding sequence ATGCGCAAGAAGACCCTCGCGGCGGCGGCTCTGCTCGCCGTCGTCCCGCTGACCCTCACCGCCTGCGGCGGCGACGACGGCGACGGCGGCTCGCCCGTCTCCGTGGTGTCCGAGGAGGCCGGCGGCCAGAAGGCGGCCACCGTCCTCGACAAGCCCTTCGAGAAGCCCGATCTCGTCCTCACCGACACCGAGGGCAAGCCGTACGACTTCCGCGAGCGGACCGCGGGCCGGCCCACGCTGATCTACTTCGGCTACACCCACTGCCCCGACGTCTGCCCGCTGACGATGAACAACATCGCGGTGGCCAAGAAGCAGCTCCCCAAGGAGCAGCAGGACCAGTTGCGGATCGTGTTCGTCACCACCGACCCCGAGCGGGACACCCCCGCCGAGCTCGGCACGTGGCTCGAGGGGATCGACTCCCAGGTCGTCGGCCTGACCGGCGACTTCGCCACCATCCAGGCCGGCGCCCGCACCCTCGGCATCTCCATCGACCCGCCGCGCAAGGACGACAACGGCAAGACCGTCTCCGACCACGGCACCCAGGTCATCGCCTTCTCCCCGAAGACGGACGGCGGTTACGTCCTCTACGGCGAGGAC
- a CDS encoding YcnI family protein: protein MKASRIAAAGAVAGFTVLAVSSPGFAHVSVQPEGEAAQGGYAVVGFKVPNERDNASTTKLEITFPSDHPLASVMPQPVEGWDIKVTKSRLAEPLEVHGKKIDEAVSKVTWTAKGDGIQPGFFQKFPVSVGTLPEDTDELVFKALQTYSNKEVVRWIEVPQEGQDEPDHPAPVLSLTAPAEDGHGHDAADDDEASDDAEKASAETSAASGDDGSGGTDTTARVLGVVGIVAGAAGIAYGVLAGRRRTA from the coding sequence ATGAAGGCTTCCCGTATCGCCGCCGCCGGCGCCGTCGCCGGCTTCACCGTCCTCGCCGTGTCCTCCCCCGGCTTCGCGCACGTCAGCGTGCAGCCCGAGGGTGAGGCCGCGCAGGGCGGCTACGCGGTCGTCGGCTTCAAGGTCCCCAACGAGCGGGACAACGCCTCGACCACCAAGCTCGAGATCACCTTCCCGTCGGACCACCCCCTGGCGTCGGTGATGCCGCAGCCCGTCGAGGGCTGGGACATCAAGGTCACCAAGTCCCGCCTGGCCGAGCCGCTCGAGGTGCACGGCAAGAAGATCGACGAGGCCGTCTCCAAGGTCACCTGGACCGCCAAGGGCGACGGGATCCAGCCGGGCTTCTTCCAGAAGTTCCCGGTGTCCGTCGGCACGCTGCCCGAGGACACCGACGAGCTCGTCTTCAAGGCCCTGCAGACGTACTCCAACAAGGAGGTCGTCCGCTGGATCGAGGTGCCGCAGGAAGGCCAGGACGAGCCCGACCACCCGGCTCCGGTGCTCTCCCTGACCGCGCCCGCCGAGGACGGCCACGGGCACGACGCCGCCGACGACGACGAGGCGTCGGACGACGCGGAGAAGGCATCCGCCGAGACCTCCGCCGCGTCCGGTGACGACGGCTCCGGCGGCACCGACACCACCGCCCGCGTCCTGGGCGTCGTCGGCATCGTGGCCGGCGCCGCGGGCATCGCCTACGGCGTGCTCGCCGGGCGCCGTCGCACCGCCTGA